In one Pseudodesulfovibrio tunisiensis genomic region, the following are encoded:
- the rplW gene encoding 50S ribosomal protein L23 — protein sequence MDYSKILLKPVVSEKANDIKEQANHVSFYVHCDANKIEVKKAVEAAFDVKVESVNIVKRKPLARKRFGRTTGGRISGYKKAYVKLAAGDKIEFFEGV from the coding sequence ATGGATTATTCCAAGATTTTGCTCAAGCCCGTTGTCTCCGAAAAGGCCAACGACATCAAGGAGCAGGCGAATCACGTCTCCTTCTACGTTCACTGCGATGCCAACAAGATCGAAGTGAAAAAGGCCGTCGAGGCAGCGTTTGACGTCAAGGTTGAGTCCGTCAATATCGTGAAAAGGAAACCTCTGGCCCGCAAGCGTTTCGGCCGTACTACCGGTGGGAGAATCTCCGGGTACAAGAAGGCCTACGTCAAGCTGGCCGCTGGCGACAAAATCGAGTTCTTCGAGGGAGTGTAA
- the rplB gene encoding 50S ribosomal protein L2, whose product MATRKLKPTSPGRRFQTVSDFAEITRTTSEKSLTKGLTKKAGRNNNGRVTSRRRGGGVKRLYRIIDFRRDKVGVPAKVAHIEYDPNRSARIALLHYADGEKRYILAPVGLNQGDSIMAGEGADIKPGNALLLAKIPTGTVVHNIELYPGKGGQFCRAAGTYAQLVAKEGKYALLRMPSGEVRKVLASCCATIGQVGNVHHEGITLGKAGRNRWLGRRPQVRGVAMNPIDHPLGGGEGRSSGGRHPCSPWGMPAKGYKTRNRKKASSKLIVKRRGQK is encoded by the coding sequence ATGGCTACCCGTAAGCTGAAGCCGACTTCTCCGGGCCGCCGGTTCCAGACGGTCTCCGATTTCGCCGAGATCACCAGAACCACTTCCGAGAAGTCTCTGACCAAAGGTTTGACCAAGAAGGCTGGCCGTAACAACAACGGTCGTGTCACCTCCCGCCGCCGCGGCGGTGGTGTGAAGCGCCTTTACCGTATAATTGACTTCAGGCGCGACAAGGTCGGTGTTCCGGCCAAGGTCGCCCATATTGAATATGATCCGAACCGCAGCGCCCGCATTGCGCTCCTGCATTATGCGGACGGCGAAAAGCGTTACATCCTCGCGCCTGTCGGCCTGAACCAGGGCGACTCCATCATGGCTGGCGAGGGTGCCGACATCAAACCCGGCAACGCTCTGCTGCTTGCAAAGATTCCGACCGGTACCGTCGTGCACAATATCGAGCTGTATCCCGGCAAGGGCGGTCAGTTTTGCCGCGCCGCCGGCACTTATGCCCAGCTCGTGGCCAAGGAAGGCAAGTACGCGCTTCTGCGCATGCCCTCCGGCGAAGTGCGCAAGGTGCTTGCCAGCTGCTGCGCCACCATCGGCCAGGTTGGCAACGTGCATCACGAAGGTATCACTTTGGGCAAAGCTGGCCGCAATCGCTGGCTGGGTCGCCGTCCCCAGGTCCGTGGCGTGGCCATGAACCCCATCGATCATCCGCTCGGTGGTGGTGAAGGTCGCAGCTCTGGAGGCCGTCATCCTTGTTCCCCGTGGGGTATGCCTGCGAAGGGTTACAAGACCCGCAACAGGAAGAAGGCTTCTTCCAAGCTTATCGTCAAACGTCGCGGACAGAAGTAG
- the rpsS gene encoding 30S ribosomal protein S19 yields the protein MPRSLKKGPFLDDHLVKKVERASESQDRRVIKTWSRRSTIIPEMVGMTFAVHNGRKFIPVFVTENMVGHKLGEFSPTRTYFGHAADKKSKGK from the coding sequence ATGCCTAGATCGCTGAAAAAAGGTCCGTTTCTCGACGACCATCTGGTGAAGAAGGTGGAAAGAGCCTCGGAATCCCAGGACCGCAGGGTCATCAAGACCTGGTCCCGCCGCTCTACCATCATCCCTGAAATGGTGGGAATGACCTTCGCGGTTCACAATGGCCGCAAGTTCATCCCGGTGTTCGTTACCGAGAACATGGTAGGCCACAAGCTGGGTGAGTTTTCTCCCACTCGTACCTACTTCGGTCACGCTGCCGACAAGAAGAGCAAGGGCAAATAG